The Candidatus Zixiibacteriota bacterium DNA segment GGTACCGCGCGGGCCGCAAAAAAGATAGGCTGAACCGATCCGGTCGTTTTTGATACTGTTTTGCAGGGTTTTGGTTACATGTTCCTGCGCGACAATATCTTCAAAGTTTTGCGGTCGGTATTTTCGGGCGAAAACGAGATAGCTCATAGGTGGCTAATATACGAAAAACGAGTGCCTGTGGGAACGATATTTTCAGGCAAAGATCAATATGTGATGGTAAGCGGAAATTGACCGCCATCGGCAAGGTTTAAGAAAGGTTGTTGCGGTAGACTTCCTGTTTCGCGCTCTCGGTGAGGGCGACGAAACCATCGAGTCTTTTCAGCGTTGCCTCGAAAGCGGTTATCAGGTAGTTCACCAGCGGCGTCAGGCTATCGATGGCGGAGCTTCGGACAGCATCGAGATATTCCTCGCGGTCATGGGACAAAATAAGGGCGTATTGAAGGCCGGTGTAGATGAGGACATAGTCGCCTATGAGCCGCGCGACTCGTCCATTGCCGCATTCGAATGGCAGGGTGGTGGCGATCCGGTAGTGAGCTTCGGCGGCAATGTGGAACATTTCCATGAAATTATCTTTGGTGGCGATGCCGAAAATTCTCAATCGATTGATCAACCAGGTCAGGTGGTGTTCGAACAGTTCCGGTAGTTTAGAGTGATGGGGAAGCGGGCATTCGGTCATCGGCTCGATATCGTCACCGGCGCGAAACTTGCCGGCATCGCTATAGCGCGTCCTTTCAAACAGGGTGCGATGGAGCTGGAGAATCAGAGGGACTGCCAAAGAGTGTTTGGCCAGAGCGAGTTCTTCGATGCGCCCGGTAATGTTGTACAGAGCGGTTACTTCGCACATAGCCCGACCGTAATCGGGCGCGATTCGTTCCCATCGACGTTCGGGCAGTCGGTCAAGGGCGAGATAGAGAAAGACGGGGTCAACCGATGGATCATCGAGAGCCGACGAATTAACAACGCTGGCGGTGCGCAACGCTCTGAAGACTTCATCTTTGGCTCCCAGATGAGCCTCGAGTCTTTCTTTTATGTCGAAATAATGATCTCTGGTTCGAAGTTTGAAAGCTTTATCCACGACCTGAGTTCCCTTTGCCTGTATCGTTTTGTATACGAGAGTTTTTTCGTAAGGTTCATCTGCGGATGGGTTTTTTTCGCGGGCCGGATTTGGGGGCGGTGTTGGAAATTGATGCAGAAACAGCTTGTAAGAGAAGACGGGCTTTATTATTTTTGGAGGCCGAAAGAGGAGATTACTGGGGCAGTAGCTCAGCTGGGAGAGCGCCACGTTCGCAACGTGGAGGTCGTCGGTTCGATCCCGATCTGCTCCATAAAGATATCAGCCGCCTTCACGGAGGCGGCTTAACCGTTTGTGGGATAGAGTTTCGCTGCGGCTGCCAAGCCTGGCGGCTGCTTGAGACGCTTCCCCGGCAAATCAGACTATGTCTGTGCTAGATGGGGAGTTAGCGGTGCCCTGTAACCCGGAACCCGCTATACCGGGGTCGAATTCCCACCCGAGGGCTTAGCGGTCGTTTAATTTCGATGGTTAAGCAGCGTTGATGGTTGGGTCCCGTACAACATGAGCCTATGAACCCCGTCAGGACCGGAAGGTAGCAGCGGTAAGTAGATCCTCTTGTGTGTTGCGGGGTTGCCCGGCCGGAGCCGGCTGGCCGGAGGGTTTCTCGGCAGCGGTTCGGAGGTGGGTGCACACAAATAAGGCCCTTCTGTTGAAAGGCGGAGGGGCTTTTTTGATTGTCTCAAGCTGTCAG contains these protein-coding regions:
- a CDS encoding Fic family protein codes for the protein MDKAFKLRTRDHYFDIKERLEAHLGAKDEVFRALRTASVVNSSALDDPSVDPVFLYLALDRLPERRWERIAPDYGRAMCEVTALYNITGRIEELALAKHSLAVPLILQLHRTLFERTRYSDAGKFRAGDDIEPMTECPLPHHSKLPELFEHHLTWLINRLRIFGIATKDNFMEMFHIAAEAHYRIATTLPFECGNGRVARLIGDYVLIYTGLQYALILSHDREEYLDAVRSSAIDSLTPLVNYLITAFEATLKRLDGFVALTESAKQEVYRNNLS